In Gemmatimonadota bacterium, the genomic stretch GATCGTACGCCGCGTCGCGGAGGTGAACCGGCGATGAGCGAAAACGACGGAGATCACTCGGTGGAGAAAACGCTCCAACTCGCCGCCCGGTACTATCGTTCCGTGCCGACGGACCGCGCGGGATACGAGGAAGTCAACCTTTCACTGCCCTTGGAAAAGACCGCCCTGGTCGGCATCCACTGCTGGAACATCGGCTGTCCGGATGGTCCGGCCACGGACGCCAACTACTGCGTCGGCATGGGCTGGCCCCAGCCAACGCAGGAGGCTGCCCGCATCATGGCCGAGGTCATCCGGCCGGCCATGGACCTGGCGCGTTCCATCGGGATGGCGGTCTGCCACGTCGAGACGGACTGGATGGACCGAAAGTATCCCCACATCGAGTCACGGCGGTCGGACGCGGCGGCATCCGTTCACCCGGTCAGGCAGGAACTGTTCGAACGGGCCCATGGCATCGACTATATGGAGCGCTCGCCCCTCGCCGAGATGCGTCGCGCCGAAATCGTTTCTCCGGTCGGTGACGAGCCCCTCGTGTTCTACTCCGACGCGCTGGACGACTACTTGCGCGGACGCGGCATCGACACGCTCATCTACATGGGGTTCGCGGCCGACATGTGCCTGCTCGGCGCCGAGGGAGCCGCCCGGCCCATGCTGGCGCGCG encodes the following:
- a CDS encoding cysteine hydrolase family protein, with protein sequence MSENDGDHSVEKTLQLAARYYRSVPTDRAGYEEVNLSLPLEKTALVGIHCWNIGCPDGPATDANYCVGMGWPQPTQEAARIMAEVIRPAMDLARSIGMAVCHVETDWMDRKYPHIESRRSDAAASVHPVRQELFERAHGIDYMERSPLAEMRRAEIVSPVGDEPLVFYSDALDDYLRGRGIDTLIYMGFAADMCLLGAEGAARPMLARGYRCVVMRDATVGVESPDTFPQRLATNYGLHIFEWTLGHGCTFAQFKQAIEQIQDDPST